In Aliamphritea ceti, a single window of DNA contains:
- a CDS encoding sporulation protein, translating into MLKNLFARIGVGAATVDTILTTEHFLPGARVEGRIEVKGGDVEQEISAITLKLMTNAKVESDDTVSYVAQPLNQFQVTEAFTLQPNEFRSLDFSFDLHPETPITVLDTHNNQCRVWVETALDIEFSVDPTDRDPMHIHPPEAVSHFIQAMNACGYAMVKADVETGYLRANNFQSQSGCYQEMEFRPGGFGSLFGHTQEAELSFILTPDTTHVLIELDRTFGGDGYREISVSNQTSYPQIEAEIKRLLG; encoded by the coding sequence ATGTTAAAAAACCTCTTTGCCCGGATTGGCGTCGGTGCTGCCACTGTAGATACAATTCTGACCACCGAACATTTTCTCCCCGGTGCCCGGGTCGAAGGCCGTATTGAAGTTAAAGGTGGTGACGTCGAGCAGGAAATCTCCGCTATCACGCTGAAACTGATGACCAATGCAAAAGTTGAAAGTGACGACACCGTCAGCTACGTTGCGCAGCCTTTAAACCAGTTTCAGGTAACCGAAGCTTTTACTTTACAGCCAAATGAGTTCCGCAGTCTCGACTTCAGTTTTGACCTGCATCCGGAAACTCCCATTACCGTGCTGGACACCCATAACAACCAATGCCGGGTATGGGTAGAAACCGCACTGGATATCGAATTTTCTGTCGATCCGACTGACCGTGATCCAATGCACATCCACCCGCCAGAAGCGGTTTCTCACTTCATTCAGGCGATGAATGCCTGTGGCTACGCCATGGTGAAGGCAGATGTTGAAACCGGCTACCTGCGAGCAAATAACTTCCAGTCTCAGTCGGGCTGCTATCAGGAAATGGAATTCAGACCCGGAGGCTTCGGCTCACTGTTTGGTCATACTCAGGAAGCGGAGCTGTCCTTTATTCTGACACCAGACACCACCCATGTACTGATCGAACTGGACCGTACATTTGGCGGCGACGGCTATCGTGAAATCAGCGTCAGTAACCAGACCAGTTACCCACAGATTGAAGCCGAAATTAAAAGACTGCTTGGTTAA
- a CDS encoding PD-(D/E)XK motif protein gives MTDIETPWTHMKSPLGEGLTTLRVRHEESNPWYWIKSNGGAYGAAIQLPVKEEEIASTVQGTAKINIVRINDSNGDHYLGVVINSSELATVFHRLCLDLMSACRYSENPSEIIAILKRRVLAWQRLFEKGNRRLSVEKCLGLIAELMFLKDYWIQNKPSRCVSGWIGPTGASQDFRDETLGVSVEIKSHSFDSNIVKISSKEQLDSEDLLFIVAYPGCLSSGEAGGKSLNEYVEEVRRILSPNEYSVFDERLLTVGYVYDPYYDEMEFQIGEPKAYKIEGDFPRLTEYSLPVAISRIRYEVDLALAADWICLISDID, from the coding sequence ATGACTGATATTGAAACACCTTGGACTCACATGAAATCTCCTCTCGGAGAAGGTCTTACTACCCTGCGTGTCAGACATGAAGAGTCTAACCCTTGGTATTGGATTAAAAGTAATGGTGGGGCGTATGGCGCGGCTATCCAGCTTCCAGTCAAGGAGGAAGAAATTGCATCCACTGTTCAGGGAACGGCTAAGATTAATATAGTTAGGATCAACGACTCCAATGGGGATCACTATCTTGGTGTAGTGATTAACTCATCTGAATTAGCAACTGTTTTTCATCGGCTCTGTTTGGATTTGATGTCAGCATGCCGCTATTCGGAGAATCCATCTGAAATCATCGCTATCTTGAAGCGGAGAGTCCTCGCCTGGCAACGGCTATTTGAAAAAGGAAATAGAAGACTATCTGTTGAAAAGTGTCTTGGGCTGATTGCTGAATTAATGTTCCTGAAAGATTATTGGATTCAAAATAAGCCATCACGGTGTGTAAGTGGGTGGATTGGACCCACAGGCGCTTCGCAAGATTTTAGAGATGAAACATTGGGGGTATCAGTTGAAATCAAATCACATTCTTTTGACTCGAATATTGTCAAAATTTCTTCTAAAGAACAGCTTGATTCCGAGGACCTGCTGTTTATTGTTGCCTACCCAGGTTGCTTGTCTTCTGGTGAGGCTGGTGGAAAAAGTCTGAATGAGTATGTGGAAGAAGTAAGAAGAATACTTTCTCCCAATGAGTATTCGGTTTTTGATGAGCGTCTGCTTACTGTCGGCTATGTATATGATCCATATTATGATGAAATGGAATTTCAGATCGGAGAGCCAAAAGCCTATAAAATAGAAGGTGATTTTCCGAGACTAACGGAATATTCTCTGCCAGTAGCTATAAGCCGGATTCGTTATGAAGTTGATTTAGCCTTAGCTGCAGATTGGATTTGTCTAATTTCGGATATAGATTAA
- a CDS encoding methyl-accepting chemotaxis protein, which yields MSHWSLKRKLLLAAGIILLLVQSLVVLTGIESMKRSGQYTLEAISASQQESAAELLAFMATDSAQQVSDYLDRAFDVPVALASVLSATSLGGKDQSLSRDQVQRLVQQSLASNSHVSALYSEFEPDGYDGLDKQSVGSGVHSSSKDGSLGLYWVRTPEGLQQYEGDPEGRYLTAITDSGQRESEWYLCSFESAANCALEPYLYEIEPGNSQLMTTLTAPVMSAGKAVGIAGADLNLPAIQQRVALIAESMFEGRGDIHIVSPAGRLVASTAYEEQLMQPLSQVDAELASVIQGAGKQVSRTADRLMAVAQIRISATATQWPLIISVPDSVIMEDLLALQQDLNTGIDTAMTRMLGLSAGLIVLAILLIYLVVRAVTNPLNRMRDKVWSLVSSDGDLTQHLDIAHHKELIEIRDGFNQFMQKLREMIVVFKQQSDELAEFSGRLSGSANNANRSVGMQASQIDSVAVAMEEMSTSSAQVTDFAIASATEAQSSSQDLVTTKHAIEQNLQQIQLTADEMALSSERITQVAERSEGINTIVETIRSIADQTNLLALNAAIEAARAGDQGRGFAVVADEVRTLAARTQQATEEIGSLVSTLQEDVDASVTQISKNRERVNTVADEASQCFDMIQKVTESLVSISDNATQVATAVEQQSQVGEDINRNVSVIGDAAGEMADQVAQVEVVSQDMTRVVASLNEQLEKLKV from the coding sequence ATGTCTCATTGGAGTTTGAAGCGTAAGTTGTTGTTGGCAGCAGGGATTATTTTATTGCTGGTACAGTCGCTGGTGGTGCTGACCGGTATTGAGTCGATGAAGCGCAGTGGTCAGTACACGCTGGAGGCGATCAGTGCCAGCCAGCAGGAAAGTGCTGCTGAGCTATTGGCGTTTATGGCAACAGATTCGGCGCAACAGGTAAGTGATTATTTAGACCGGGCGTTCGATGTACCTGTGGCGCTGGCATCGGTGTTATCGGCGACCAGTCTTGGCGGTAAAGATCAATCTCTGAGCCGGGATCAGGTACAGCGCTTGGTGCAGCAAAGTCTGGCATCTAACAGCCATGTCAGTGCCTTGTATTCTGAGTTTGAGCCGGATGGTTATGATGGTTTGGACAAACAGAGTGTTGGTAGCGGTGTGCATAGCAGTTCTAAGGATGGCAGTCTGGGGTTGTATTGGGTGCGCACTCCCGAAGGGCTGCAGCAATACGAAGGTGATCCGGAAGGGCGTTATCTGACGGCTATTACAGATTCAGGTCAGCGAGAATCTGAATGGTATTTGTGTAGCTTTGAGTCGGCAGCAAACTGTGCACTGGAGCCTTACCTTTACGAGATTGAACCGGGTAATAGTCAGTTAATGACAACGTTAACAGCCCCGGTAATGAGTGCTGGAAAGGCGGTGGGTATCGCGGGAGCGGATCTGAATCTACCCGCTATTCAGCAACGGGTAGCGCTGATTGCTGAATCGATGTTTGAGGGGCGGGGGGATATTCATATTGTTAGCCCTGCCGGCAGATTAGTTGCCAGTACTGCTTATGAAGAGCAGTTGATGCAGCCTTTGAGTCAGGTGGATGCTGAATTAGCCAGTGTTATTCAAGGTGCAGGTAAACAGGTATCCCGAACGGCAGACCGGCTGATGGCCGTGGCGCAAATACGCATCAGTGCGACAGCTACTCAGTGGCCGTTGATTATTTCAGTGCCTGATTCAGTCATCATGGAAGATTTACTGGCATTACAGCAAGATCTGAATACCGGAATAGATACCGCGATGACCCGCATGCTGGGCTTATCGGCCGGATTGATTGTACTGGCAATCTTACTGATTTATCTGGTGGTTCGTGCAGTGACGAATCCACTGAACCGTATGCGTGACAAAGTATGGAGCTTAGTCAGCAGCGATGGTGATCTCACTCAGCATCTGGATATTGCCCATCATAAAGAGTTAATTGAAATCCGTGACGGTTTTAACCAGTTCATGCAGAAGTTGCGGGAAATGATTGTGGTGTTTAAACAGCAGTCTGATGAGCTGGCTGAGTTTTCCGGGCGCTTAAGTGGTTCGGCTAATAATGCTAACCGTTCTGTGGGCATGCAGGCCAGCCAGATTGATAGCGTTGCGGTCGCTATGGAAGAGATGTCGACCAGCAGTGCGCAAGTAACAGATTTTGCGATTGCCAGCGCAACTGAAGCACAGAGTTCCAGTCAGGATTTAGTGACAACTAAGCATGCAATTGAACAGAATCTGCAACAGATTCAGCTGACCGCTGATGAAATGGCACTGAGCAGTGAGCGGATTACACAGGTAGCTGAGCGCAGTGAAGGCATTAATACCATAGTCGAGACGATTCGTTCGATTGCAGATCAGACCAATTTGCTGGCACTGAATGCAGCTATTGAAGCGGCCCGGGCGGGCGATCAGGGACGTGGGTTTGCTGTTGTGGCGGATGAAGTACGTACGCTGGCTGCCCGTACCCAGCAGGCAACAGAAGAAATTGGCTCGTTAGTATCGACCTTGCAGGAGGATGTTGATGCGTCCGTTACGCAAATCAGTAAGAACCGCGAGCGGGTGAATACTGTGGCTGATGAAGCGTCACAGTGCTTTGACATGATCCAGAAGGTGACCGAGAGTCTGGTGTCTATATCAGACAATGCTACTCAGGTTGCCACGGCGGTTGAACAGCAGAGTCAGGTAGGAGAAGACATTAACCGTAATGTGTCGGTGATTGGCGATGCTGCCGGTGAAATGGCGGATCAGGTGGCGCAGGTAGAGGTTGTTAGTCAGGATATGACCAGAGTAGTTGCCAGCCTGAATGAGCAGTTGGAAAAGCTTAAAGTGTAG
- a CDS encoding AIPR family protein, producing MDELMEYYTSLIEHVKASSDVEGRLIEFEFLNYILDLLSDAGEFDDYTIVEDGRDSAGRWLVDGYSYDTSNFSLALFVTVLTSDETPLTFAKRDIEPSLNRLIKFIDIALNEPLLSASFEPTSSCYQVAQFIKDKWGEVSNIRLILVSNRPAADRMKEIKISDIEGRPCTVSRWDLKRIYNLESSRNEREEMVIDLKDAPLPCLVAHEAEGEKSILAVMSGNQLVSLYGQWGARLLEQNVRSFLQHRGKVNKGIRSTILRDSTHFFAYNNGLTTTAQDVTIEYTERGPMIVGLKNLQVVNGGQTTASIYSAYVKDKADLSNISVQMKLTVLSEEASSELVPKISRFANSQNKVSDADLFSNHSYHVRLEEFSRRIWTPVRAGQNAQTHWFYERARGQYLDAQAYLTPAKKRHFQLLNPRAQLLTKTDVAKIMNSWDCLPHEVSKGAQKNFAKFAEQVDAQWEKDDLFYNEAYFRQLITRAWIFRTFEKVVMKEPWYCGYRANIVTYAIARLSEEVCACSLEWNNDVLWRAQIIPEAILKELLSLGEKINGILLADDRPVGNPSEYAKRAMFWDKVKRLSCDIKDIGNLLISKEEAKEQFDESKAVQKTDDGIHAQERVLKTDKRVWSEIVSCLHDDDAATHNLIGILKIANHPTKLPSEKQSVVLAKLLDKYADRLTL from the coding sequence ATGGATGAGTTGATGGAGTATTACACTTCTCTGATTGAACATGTTAAAGCATCATCAGATGTTGAGGGTCGATTAATTGAGTTTGAATTTCTTAACTATATTCTTGATCTGCTTTCCGATGCAGGAGAGTTTGATGATTATACAATTGTTGAGGATGGACGGGATAGTGCAGGGAGGTGGCTAGTTGATGGGTATTCCTATGACACAAGTAACTTTTCTTTAGCTCTGTTTGTTACTGTTTTGACCTCAGATGAAACTCCTTTAACTTTTGCCAAAAGAGATATCGAGCCTTCACTAAACCGTCTGATAAAATTTATAGATATTGCACTAAATGAACCACTCCTGTCGGCTTCTTTTGAGCCCACAAGCAGTTGTTACCAAGTAGCGCAGTTTATAAAGGATAAGTGGGGAGAGGTTTCAAATATAAGGCTTATCCTTGTCTCTAATCGGCCTGCTGCTGATAGGATGAAGGAAATAAAGATCAGTGATATTGAGGGTCGGCCATGTACTGTCAGTCGGTGGGATTTAAAACGGATCTATAATCTTGAGTCCTCTCGAAATGAAAGGGAGGAAATGGTTATCGATTTGAAGGATGCCCCTCTCCCATGCCTTGTTGCACATGAAGCAGAAGGTGAGAAGTCAATTCTCGCAGTAATGTCTGGTAATCAACTGGTATCGCTGTATGGGCAGTGGGGGGCAAGGTTGTTGGAGCAGAATGTCCGTAGCTTTCTTCAGCACAGAGGAAAGGTAAATAAAGGTATCAGATCTACTATATTGCGTGATTCTACTCACTTCTTTGCCTATAACAATGGTTTAACGACCACTGCTCAAGACGTAACGATTGAGTATACCGAGAGAGGCCCTATGATAGTTGGGCTGAAAAATCTTCAGGTTGTTAATGGAGGGCAAACTACCGCTTCTATCTACAGCGCTTATGTAAAGGATAAGGCAGATCTTTCCAACATTTCAGTACAGATGAAGCTAACAGTATTATCTGAAGAAGCTTCGTCTGAACTGGTACCTAAGATTTCCAGGTTTGCTAACTCTCAAAACAAAGTATCTGATGCAGATCTGTTCTCAAATCACTCTTACCATGTTCGGCTAGAGGAGTTTTCAAGAAGAATCTGGACTCCGGTTCGAGCTGGGCAGAATGCCCAAACTCACTGGTTTTATGAGCGAGCCAGGGGACAGTACCTGGATGCTCAGGCTTACCTGACACCGGCCAAGAAAAGGCATTTTCAGTTGCTTAATCCCCGAGCGCAGCTCCTTACTAAGACCGATGTTGCCAAAATTATGAACTCTTGGGATTGTTTACCTCATGAGGTAAGCAAAGGAGCCCAAAAGAATTTTGCAAAGTTTGCTGAACAAGTGGATGCTCAGTGGGAAAAGGATGACCTGTTCTATAATGAGGCCTACTTCCGCCAGTTGATAACAAGAGCATGGATTTTCCGAACCTTTGAAAAGGTTGTTATGAAGGAGCCTTGGTATTGCGGGTATAGGGCCAATATAGTGACTTATGCAATTGCTAGGCTTTCTGAAGAGGTTTGTGCCTGTTCTTTGGAGTGGAATAATGATGTGCTTTGGAGGGCGCAAATTATTCCTGAAGCTATTTTGAAAGAACTTTTGAGCCTAGGAGAAAAGATTAACGGTATTCTTCTTGCGGATGATCGTCCCGTTGGCAACCCTAGTGAATATGCTAAGAGGGCGATGTTCTGGGATAAGGTTAAGAGATTGAGTTGCGATATTAAGGATATTGGCAATCTTCTAATAAGCAAAGAAGAAGCAAAGGAGCAATTTGATGAATCAAAAGCAGTGCAGAAAACGGATGATGGAATTCATGCTCAAGAAAGGGTTCTAAAAACAGATAAGCGGGTATGGAGTGAGATCGTGAGTTGTCTACATGACGACGATGCGGCAACGCATAACCTGATAGGAATATTGAAGATCGCGAATCATCCAACTAAATTACCTTCAGAAAAACAGTCTGTAGTATTAGCAAAGTTACTGGATAAGTATGCTGACAGGCTGACACTTTGA
- a CDS encoding Z1 domain-containing protein yields MMLSKDTIIEMVVGQLEKEAHRLDNTPSMDWVSEQAKKFCSNFNLDDGDEKVVINLLRTKVEVTVGEAAILVSDEPRTEWLTSDKKKQVDWYYWKRFKDHFKTKDIPESVLKRTDTDTDRVLSLLGDPDSHGGFPCRGMVIGDVQAGKTNNYSALINKAADVGYKLVIVLTGTVEDLRQQTQERLDSDFVGSVSIAGRSSKDKQTKIIGVGRSDDSRLPFCLTDRDDDIKKDPRYRIATISEPILVVTKKNKFPLQRLVTWLTSEINAKNGKVDQPVLIIDDEADNASVNTGAEDEDPKTINRLIREVVAACRRVSYVAYTATPFANIFIHPDSEGDRSDTDDLFPKDFIVALEPPNNYCGASFFFRNEGVTERVCVEIEDAHEHLPIQHKPGIAIHSIPESLKSAIGVFLLACAVKDIRRKKHIIKHEHDSMLINMSRLTTVQSDITPYVDTCLDSYWDAITVHTCKESPETRSGVIGNLHKLWMQHYQGICDECWEDVCYSLSEMERPQTVTVHSKSGDALVYDNEGPKKQIAIGGLKLSRGLTLEGLVISYFYRRSAMYDSLMQMGRWYGYRDGYQDLLRIWITSESLDWYAHISKASDDLREQAAEMQRRKMTPSEFGLRVQASPDALMVTAANKMRTARTITTRLRFDNKLWETDCVDSRPEVIEANLDEFSRFISEISNNKYQGADIPQHHQQHIQFRDIDVSDIVSCLKTLRNHPSCGFWAENDLFLQYIEGRSRDELAKWDVFVYQPNKADEGVWKAKDGEVYSRLRRGIVTNKPRNERNKHELRLSRKQSITSRGVEALGLTQGEIDHVEKGLGLVADKKYRKVRKKPSLVFHVIRACEYSGPSSSANIASELDVLGWAVSIPPSSAAQPDILWNVTIDWFEKYGTELTDEAES; encoded by the coding sequence ATGATGCTCTCAAAGGACACAATTATCGAAATGGTGGTGGGACAGCTTGAAAAAGAAGCTCATCGTTTGGATAACACACCTTCAATGGATTGGGTTTCAGAACAGGCAAAGAAGTTCTGTTCAAATTTCAATCTTGATGATGGTGACGAAAAAGTTGTTATTAACCTTCTTCGGACAAAAGTAGAAGTTACTGTGGGTGAGGCTGCTATTTTAGTAAGCGATGAGCCACGTACAGAATGGCTTACTTCGGATAAAAAGAAGCAAGTTGACTGGTATTACTGGAAGCGTTTTAAAGATCATTTTAAAACAAAAGATATTCCTGAAAGTGTTTTAAAGAGAACTGATACCGATACTGATCGAGTTTTATCTTTATTAGGGGATCCAGATTCACATGGCGGATTTCCATGCAGAGGCATGGTTATTGGAGATGTTCAGGCAGGAAAAACAAATAACTACTCTGCACTTATTAACAAAGCTGCTGATGTAGGCTACAAGCTGGTAATCGTTCTAACTGGTACTGTTGAGGACTTGAGACAACAGACTCAAGAGCGTTTGGACTCTGACTTCGTAGGCAGTGTTTCAATTGCTGGTCGATCCAGTAAAGACAAACAGACCAAGATAATAGGAGTGGGGCGATCTGATGATTCCAGGCTACCGTTCTGCCTTACAGACAGGGATGATGATATTAAGAAGGATCCTAGATATCGTATAGCGACTATCAGTGAGCCGATTCTTGTCGTAACCAAGAAAAATAAATTCCCTTTACAACGCTTGGTCACTTGGCTGACATCTGAAATCAATGCCAAGAACGGGAAGGTAGATCAACCCGTTCTTATTATTGACGATGAAGCCGATAATGCATCAGTAAATACAGGTGCCGAAGACGAAGATCCAAAAACAATTAACCGACTTATTCGAGAAGTTGTCGCCGCATGCAGGCGGGTTAGCTATGTCGCCTATACGGCAACACCTTTTGCTAACATATTTATCCATCCAGATTCTGAAGGTGATCGATCAGACACAGACGATCTGTTTCCTAAAGACTTCATCGTTGCTTTAGAGCCGCCGAATAATTACTGCGGAGCCAGCTTCTTTTTTCGAAATGAGGGGGTAACAGAGAGAGTTTGCGTTGAAATTGAAGATGCGCATGAACACCTGCCTATCCAGCATAAACCCGGAATCGCAATTCATTCGATTCCAGAATCGTTAAAAAGTGCTATAGGAGTATTTTTGCTCGCATGCGCCGTAAAGGACATAAGGCGTAAGAAGCATATAATTAAACATGAGCATGATTCGATGCTCATTAATATGTCCAGGCTTACTACTGTGCAGTCTGATATTACACCTTATGTGGATACTTGTTTGGATTCATATTGGGATGCAATCACTGTGCATACCTGCAAGGAAAGCCCGGAAACTAGGTCAGGTGTTATAGGGAACCTACATAAGCTTTGGATGCAACATTATCAGGGTATATGTGATGAGTGTTGGGAGGATGTCTGTTATTCATTGTCTGAAATGGAAAGACCCCAGACAGTTACAGTACACAGTAAATCTGGTGATGCACTTGTTTATGATAATGAAGGTCCCAAGAAGCAGATTGCTATTGGCGGTCTTAAGCTTAGCCGGGGGTTAACACTTGAAGGTTTGGTAATAAGCTATTTTTACCGCCGGTCTGCCATGTACGATAGCCTTATGCAGATGGGGCGCTGGTACGGATATAGAGATGGTTATCAGGATTTATTACGGATCTGGATAACATCCGAGTCACTGGATTGGTACGCGCATATATCTAAAGCATCAGATGACCTCCGTGAGCAGGCAGCAGAAATGCAGCGACGGAAAATGACCCCTAGCGAATTCGGGCTTCGTGTTCAGGCTTCTCCTGACGCGTTGATGGTTACCGCTGCAAACAAGATGCGAACAGCTAGAACAATTACCACTAGATTGCGTTTTGACAATAAGCTTTGGGAAACAGACTGTGTAGACTCAAGGCCAGAGGTTATAGAAGCAAACCTTGATGAGTTTAGCCGTTTTATTTCAGAAATTAGCAATAACAAATACCAAGGTGCAGATATCCCACAGCACCATCAGCAGCATATTCAATTCAGGGATATTGATGTAAGCGACATTGTGAGTTGTCTCAAAACTCTAAGGAATCATCCAAGCTGTGGTTTTTGGGCAGAGAATGATCTTTTTCTTCAATACATAGAAGGACGTTCTAGAGATGAGCTAGCGAAATGGGATGTCTTTGTATACCAACCTAATAAAGCAGACGAAGGAGTGTGGAAGGCAAAGGACGGAGAGGTATACTCGCGCCTTCGCCGTGGAATAGTTACAAACAAGCCCCGTAATGAGAGAAATAAGCACGAGCTTCGATTAAGTAGAAAGCAGTCCATTACAAGTCGGGGGGTTGAGGCACTAGGTCTGACACAGGGAGAGATTGACCACGTAGAGAAAGGCTTAGGGTTGGTTGCGGATAAGAAATATCGCAAGGTACGTAAAAAGCCTTCTCTCGTTTTTCATGTCATAAGGGCATGTGAATACTCAGGCCCATCAAGTAGCGCAAATATAGCTTCAGAGTTGGATGTGCTTGGCTGGGCCGTTTCTATTCCTCCTTCTTCTGCAGCTCAACCGGATATTCTTTGGAATGTAACGATTGACTGGTTTGAGAAATATGGCACCGAACTCACCGACGAAGCAGAATCATGA